Proteins from a genomic interval of Nostoc sp. TCL240-02:
- a CDS encoding nuclease A inhibitor family protein, producing MTKTNSEILEQLKQASDGLLFTSESDYPFEVFLWSGIATPTTTQKVVQQTGHSPDASVEIVPVDDFFSVATTPQDWHEDEEKAIVTRFKKLLEIIKSSLKTPQVYRLGEIEIDAYIVGETPTGDLAGLSTKVVET from the coding sequence ATGACCAAAACTAATTCAGAAATTCTAGAACAGTTAAAACAAGCATCCGACGGCTTACTATTTACGAGTGAGTCTGATTACCCGTTTGAAGTTTTTTTGTGGTCAGGTATTGCAACCCCCACAACAACTCAAAAAGTTGTACAACAGACAGGTCATTCTCCAGATGCGTCTGTTGAAATTGTGCCAGTTGACGATTTTTTTAGCGTTGCGACTACTCCCCAAGATTGGCATGAGGATGAAGAAAAAGCTATAGTTACCAGATTTAAAAAACTACTAGAGATAATAAAATCGAGCTTAAAAACCCCGCAGGTGTATCGCTTAGGGGAAATTGAAATTGATGCTTACATCGTCGGCGAAACCCCAACAGGTGATTTAGCAGGGCTTTCTACTAAGGTTGTAGAAACGTGA
- a CDS encoding tyrosine-type recombinase/integrase, with the protein MLNTPTLTNTELIDLWLHGKSKNTVDGYRRYAERFFSHVNKPASDCTLMDIQLWVMTLSSSDNSKRVAVGAIKSLFSFAKQLGVISANLGVLVKSPKAKNRLAERILTQEEVRLLINSTTNGRDRTLVRLLYFAGLRVSELCSLKWRDLKARGDGGQITVFGKGDKTRTVLVGAGIWREINSLKGYAKHDDPVFVSAKGGHLCRSMVFHIVKNAANRALIEGNVSPHWLRHSHASHSLDRGAPIHLLQKTLGHSSVAITEMYLHARPTDSSRLYLPDDDE; encoded by the coding sequence ATGTTGAATACTCCCACGCTCACTAATACCGAACTTATCGACCTCTGGCTGCATGGTAAAAGTAAGAACACCGTTGACGGCTACCGTCGCTATGCCGAGCGGTTTTTTTCTCATGTCAACAAGCCCGCTTCTGATTGCACCCTCATGGATATTCAACTGTGGGTGATGACACTAAGTAGTTCTGATAATTCCAAGCGGGTAGCAGTGGGAGCAATAAAGAGTCTATTTTCCTTTGCTAAACAGTTGGGGGTGATATCGGCGAACTTGGGTGTTTTAGTTAAGTCACCCAAGGCAAAGAACCGATTGGCAGAGCGAATTCTCACTCAAGAGGAAGTACGATTACTGATAAATTCCACGACAAATGGACGCGATCGCACTCTGGTTCGTTTACTTTATTTTGCGGGTTTACGGGTAAGTGAATTATGTAGCCTCAAGTGGCGTGACCTCAAAGCCCGTGGTGATGGTGGACAAATCACGGTATTCGGTAAGGGTGATAAAACGAGAACCGTGCTGGTGGGTGCTGGTATTTGGCGGGAGATTAACTCTTTAAAGGGTTACGCCAAACACGATGACCCAGTGTTTGTTTCCGCTAAGGGTGGTCATCTGTGTAGGTCAATGGTATTTCATATTGTGAAAAATGCTGCAAACCGCGCTCTTATTGAGGGGAATGTATCACCCCACTGGCTCAGACATAGCCACGCTAGTCACAGCTTAGACAGAGGAGCGCCGATACACTTGTTACAAAAAACATTGGGGCATAGTTCGGTAGCGATTACGGAAATGTATCTTCATGCCAGACCGACTGATAGTAGTAGGTTGTATTTGCCCGATGATGATGAGTGA
- a CDS encoding iron-containing redox enzyme family protein encodes MLTHTIPMQWLIELVQEYRNITKRNLFYKTVNLASSPSDFQWIRQLYYLSCDFTAAVALRYGSCQDARFRDAFGEHAAEEVTHPEELADWMRESGLLAPDEQLTSIPPTFETLALGSYFIRSVMRESIAHQIITLNLVAEGLAYDFYAIVNPKLAEVGLTPKGYWLVHQESDMEHQTLGLELIPECERNSLCGRGYTHTMWEVFSLFNQLLYSWSGMPVEHKPQLPTPIELGSYKGKS; translated from the coding sequence ATGTTGACTCACACGATACCTATGCAATGGCTAATAGAGCTAGTGCAAGAATATCGAAACATTACTAAACGCAATCTGTTTTACAAAACAGTAAATTTGGCTTCTTCACCTTCAGACTTTCAATGGATCAGACAACTGTATTATTTATCCTGCGACTTTACAGCAGCAGTGGCGTTACGTTATGGTAGCTGCCAGGATGCACGTTTTCGTGATGCTTTTGGCGAACACGCTGCTGAAGAAGTGACGCACCCTGAAGAACTAGCTGATTGGATGCGTGAATCTGGCTTACTAGCTCCTGATGAACAACTAACTTCAATACCACCAACATTTGAAACTTTAGCGTTAGGGTCTTATTTTATCCGCTCTGTGATGCGTGAATCGATAGCACATCAGATTATTACTCTGAATTTGGTGGCAGAGGGGCTTGCTTACGACTTCTATGCCATTGTCAACCCTAAACTAGCCGAAGTAGGATTGACCCCTAAAGGTTATTGGTTGGTTCATCAAGAATCAGATATGGAACATCAAACTTTAGGGCTTGAGTTAATCCCAGAATGTGAGCGCAATTCATTGTGTGGCAGAGGATATACTCATACTATGTGGGAAGTGTTCAGCCTTTTTAACCAGTTATTATACTCTTGGAGTGGAATGCCAGTAGAACACAAACCCCAACTTCCTACACCTATAGAATTGGGTAGTTATAAGGGAAAATCCTAG
- a CDS encoding DUF4174 domain-containing protein produces the protein MNKSVLIALTLTACTAVSPVSIAGTVPSLTQAIKMSSFNLSSQKWQNRLLLVFAPSVDNYSYQQQMQLFNQHQNGFTDRNLVLVQVLATDKSYANGQLIDESSAANLRNRFGVDKENFRVILVGKDGGVKRQDTTPVRATAIFEQIDAMPMRQQEMRSSR, from the coding sequence GTGAATAAGTCAGTATTAATTGCCCTTACTCTCACCGCCTGTACAGCCGTGTCACCAGTCAGCATTGCTGGTACTGTCCCAAGTTTAACCCAAGCCATCAAAATGTCTTCATTTAACCTTAGTTCCCAAAAATGGCAAAACCGCCTGTTACTAGTGTTTGCACCGTCGGTTGATAACTATAGCTATCAGCAACAGATGCAGTTATTTAACCAGCACCAAAACGGTTTTACAGACCGGAATTTAGTTCTCGTTCAGGTTTTGGCAACAGATAAAAGCTATGCTAACGGACAGTTAATAGATGAATCTTCTGCTGCTAATTTGCGAAATCGCTTTGGGGTGGATAAAGAAAATTTTCGCGTCATTTTAGTAGGCAAAGATGGTGGTGTTAAGCGCCAAGACACCACACCAGTAAGGGCGACAGCAATTTTTGAGCAAATTGACGCTATGCCCATGCGCCAGCAAGAGATGCGCTCTTCAAGGTAG
- a CDS encoding HNH endonuclease, which produces MQAQPHILQNSVVVFSKNYLPLARINIKRAIVLLVTGQAESLNFGTTKQWEVRSPSVVLQVPEHIRLTVGNPERHWKVPPVNRREVLKRDNHTCQYCGSTKHLTLDHVIPRSKGGQHTWDNVVTACEKCNSTKGDRLPHEAGMVLKSKPKAPIHPAVAFAEQFWSAQRLSESE; this is translated from the coding sequence ATGCAAGCTCAACCACACATATTACAAAATTCGGTGGTGGTCTTTTCTAAGAACTACCTACCACTGGCACGCATCAACATTAAACGAGCAATCGTGCTGTTAGTCACAGGTCAGGCAGAATCGTTGAATTTTGGCACTACAAAGCAGTGGGAAGTTCGTTCACCCAGCGTCGTACTACAAGTTCCCGAACATATTCGCTTGACCGTTGGTAATCCCGAACGGCATTGGAAAGTACCACCTGTAAATCGGCGTGAGGTACTCAAGCGAGACAATCACACCTGCCAATACTGCGGTAGCACCAAGCATCTGACCCTTGACCATGTAATCCCCCGCTCAAAAGGTGGGCAGCATACCTGGGACAACGTTGTAACTGCGTGTGAGAAGTGTAATTCAACCAAAGGCGATCGCCTACCTCATGAAGCTGGAATGGTACTCAAAAGCAAGCCTAAAGCCCCAATTCACCCAGCAGTTGCATTTGCCGAACAGTTTTGGAGCGCACAACGCCTGAGTGAATCTGAGTAA
- a CDS encoding shikimate kinase, producing the protein MHRFLIFGNSGSGKSTLANKLGKDFGIPVLDLDTIAWEANQIAIRRNHEDSVRDLRDFIKNNTVWVIEGCYTTLLKIALEFSTEIYFLNPGIDKCLENNRNRPWEVHKFQSPEEQAQTFDFLQNWIQQYYERNDEFGYSSHRSIFHQFNGIKHEITR; encoded by the coding sequence ATGCATCGATTTTTAATATTTGGCAATTCTGGTTCTGGCAAAAGTACTCTTGCCAATAAACTTGGCAAAGACTTCGGCATTCCAGTTCTCGACCTCGATACTATTGCATGGGAAGCAAACCAAATTGCCATACGGCGTAATCACGAAGATTCAGTTAGGGATCTACGAGACTTCATAAAAAATAATACTGTTTGGGTAATTGAAGGTTGCTATACTACGCTACTCAAAATTGCTCTTGAATTCTCAACTGAAATTTATTTCCTCAATCCTGGCATTGATAAGTGTCTTGAAAATAACCGCAATCGCCCTTGGGAAGTGCATAAATTCCAATCGCCTGAAGAACAGGCACAAACTTTTGATTTTTTACAGAATTGGATTCAACAATATTATGAACGCAATGATGAATTCGGTTATTCATCCCATCGCTCAATATTTCATCAATTTAACGGCATAAAGCATGAAATTACCAGATGA
- a CDS encoding HNH endonuclease, producing the protein MTFTYSLYPDNWSEIATSVKQQAQWRCQKCGLHCIPPKEDTSKLTRSKRRVYTLQVHHWNRDPSDNRKENLVALCSGLCRINVLETLI; encoded by the coding sequence ATGACGTTCACCTATTCTCTATACCCAGATAATTGGTCAGAAATTGCCACTTCAGTTAAGCAACAAGCCCAGTGGCGTTGTCAAAAGTGCGGGTTACACTGCATACCCCCAAAAGAAGACACATCAAAGCTCACACGCTCAAAGCGCAGAGTGTACACGCTTCAAGTTCACCATTGGAACCGCGACCCATCTGATAACAGGAAAGAAAACTTAGTAGCTCTGTGTAGTGGTTTATGTAGAATCAACGTCCTAGAAACCTTGATATGA
- a CDS encoding aldo/keto reductase, whose product MELSTLQGQPASILGLAGQQSIDAATVLLAFGAGINYFFFYNLESENFLGGLKSLLLTNREQVLVATGSENRDIQSLRLYLDSVRYRLDVEQVDVFFIEYVSPGDDMAQVQALLDELYSWKDKGLVRYVGVTTHNRAIALEMIERHQCDVLMHRYNMAHRQAEQNVLPAAQKASIPVVAFTCTRWGTLLKGHHNWHGKLPTAADCYRYTLNHPGVRLALTAPKTRQQLEENLAVLQAPQIEAEEVAKWHSYGNLIYGNGQDAFDTQWV is encoded by the coding sequence GTGGAATTATCAACGCTACAAGGACAACCAGCAAGTATTCTCGGTTTGGCAGGGCAACAGTCGATAGATGCTGCAACTGTTTTGTTGGCATTTGGAGCTGGAATCAATTACTTTTTCTTTTACAATTTGGAATCTGAAAACTTTTTGGGTGGCTTAAAATCTCTCTTGCTAACAAACCGTGAGCAGGTCTTGGTGGCAACGGGGAGTGAAAACCGAGATATACAATCTTTACGCCTTTACCTCGACTCTGTGCGCTATCGCCTAGATGTCGAGCAGGTGGATGTATTTTTTATTGAATATGTCTCCCCTGGTGACGACATGGCTCAGGTTCAGGCGTTGCTTGATGAACTTTATTCGTGGAAAGATAAAGGACTTGTGCGCTACGTGGGAGTTACCACACACAATCGAGCTATTGCTTTAGAAATGATAGAACGTCATCAGTGTGATGTGTTGATGCACCGCTACAATATGGCACATCGTCAGGCTGAACAAAACGTTTTACCTGCTGCTCAAAAAGCTAGTATTCCCGTGGTGGCATTCACTTGCACGCGCTGGGGAACGTTACTCAAAGGGCATCACAACTGGCACGGAAAGTTACCTACGGCAGCAGACTGTTATCGCTATACACTAAATCATCCAGGGGTGCGTCTGGCGCTCACCGCCCCCAAAACTAGGCAGCAATTAGAAGAAAATCTCGCTGTTCTGCAAGCGCCCCAAATTGAAGCCGAAGAAGTAGCTAAATGGCACTCATACGGGAACTTGATTTATGGTAATGGGCAAGACGCATTTGATACTCAATGGGTTTGA
- a CDS encoding ParB/RepB/Spo0J family partition protein has protein sequence MARDRRMVEEFIFRDDANQTKATMPLSLIVLPTAELRYYIDPEEVDKIVATARKNGILEPLLVRPIPGSDKHEVVAGAKRYRAAHILELVEAPVVIRQLSDEDALEIALIENFARSGLTDLEETDGIVRLLAVKLKISPQEVPPLLHHIQNQQRGRTAANNVIGNDVISVVEEVLTSLGNIKLDSFISNRLPLLNLPTDILEVLRQGKLETSKAKAIARVGDEKTRKQFLEDAIAYNLSLSEIKRKIQEIEQQSKSESSKQTESASIKDRVDDTFQRFKKAKVWDDPKKKSKVEKLLAQLDALMQGDNPK, from the coding sequence ATGGCAAGAGATAGACGCATGGTAGAAGAGTTTATCTTTAGGGATGATGCTAACCAGACTAAGGCTACTATGCCCCTCAGTTTGATTGTGCTGCCCACAGCAGAACTACGGTACTACATCGACCCAGAAGAGGTAGACAAAATTGTTGCTACTGCCAGAAAAAACGGCATTCTAGAACCACTTCTAGTCCGTCCTATCCCTGGCAGTGACAAACACGAAGTAGTAGCAGGGGCAAAGCGCTACAGAGCAGCACATATTCTGGAATTGGTAGAAGCCCCTGTAGTTATCCGTCAACTCAGTGATGAAGATGCTCTAGAAATTGCCCTGATTGAAAACTTCGCTCGTTCGGGACTCACTGACCTTGAAGAAACTGATGGGATTGTGCGACTTTTGGCTGTCAAATTAAAAATTTCACCCCAAGAAGTACCACCACTGCTACATCACATTCAAAACCAACAGCGTGGTAGAACTGCTGCCAATAACGTTATTGGCAATGATGTCATTAGTGTAGTGGAGGAGGTTTTGACCTCGCTCGGCAATATTAAACTAGACTCTTTTATCAGCAATCGTTTGCCATTGCTCAATTTGCCCACTGACATTTTAGAGGTATTACGTCAGGGGAAACTGGAGACAAGTAAAGCCAAAGCGATCGCACGAGTTGGTGATGAAAAAACAAGAAAACAATTCTTAGAAGATGCGATCGCTTACAATCTCTCACTGAGCGAAATCAAGCGTAAGATTCAAGAAATTGAGCAGCAGTCTAAATCAGAGTCATCAAAGCAAACAGAATCAGCATCCATAAAAGACCGCGTTGATGATACTTTTCAACGCTTCAAAAAAGCGAAAGTGTGGGATGATCCGAAGAAAAAATCCAAAGTAGAGAAGTTGTTAGCTCAGTTAGATGCACTGATGCAAGGCGACAACCCAAAGTAA
- a CDS encoding ParA family protein encodes MIIGLTNQKGGAGKTTVSGHLAYWLSQQGTVIVVDADAQQSSTNWMKDLQLPCKTMIDPDDLFDELPTLAEQYDAVVVDGPGSLSETTKAILSRCDLALVPCKPAGLDMHSTSKMVRILRQARELRGGMPHVGLFLNHAKKGTVLLKDAQRALSEKNTGFPLLKTMVYDLQVIADAPGQGTTVWGLPGATAKRAAKDFEALFTEALGVTNGKR; translated from the coding sequence ATGATTATTGGGCTAACAAACCAGAAGGGGGGCGCTGGTAAAACCACTGTATCTGGTCATCTGGCGTATTGGTTAAGCCAACAAGGAACAGTGATAGTTGTAGATGCAGATGCACAGCAGAGTAGCACTAACTGGATGAAAGACCTGCAACTGCCGTGTAAAACAATGATAGACCCGGATGATTTATTTGATGAACTGCCGACTTTAGCAGAACAATATGATGCTGTAGTTGTAGACGGGCCAGGTAGCCTAAGTGAAACAACCAAGGCAATTTTATCTAGATGTGACCTAGCCCTAGTACCCTGTAAACCAGCAGGTCTAGATATGCACAGTACATCAAAAATGGTAAGAATTTTGCGGCAGGCAAGAGAACTGCGAGGTGGTATGCCCCATGTTGGTTTATTTTTAAATCACGCAAAAAAAGGAACTGTATTACTCAAAGATGCCCAAAGAGCATTATCAGAAAAAAACACAGGGTTTCCTTTACTAAAAACAATGGTGTATGACCTTCAAGTAATTGCTGATGCACCAGGACAAGGCACGACTGTTTGGGGACTACCAGGAGCAACAGCCAAACGCGCAGCTAAAGATTTTGAGGCACTGTTTACCGAAGCCTTGGGAGTAACCAATGGCAAGAGATAG
- a CDS encoding DNA/RNA non-specific endonuclease, whose amino-acid sequence MPLIGCFRNMAVALALVTLLGCSTASQTKPPTLIQSPTPTTEKPLQPTLIVPTKPSSSANLLLGNPSNAIASVTTPDNYLLVKPQYVVSYNNSKGTPNWVSWQLNKSWLGTTDRQNNFRPDDTLPTNFARVTPTIYAASGYDKGHITPSADRTKSVEDNASTFLMTNMVPQTPDNNRRTWEGLEQYSRELVTKEGKELYIIAGPLGSQGQPLKGKVTIPASTWKVVVVLDQPGAGINGITANTRTIAVNIPNQQGINPDWRKYRVSVDEIEELTGYNFLSNVPTAIQDKIEEKIDIQ is encoded by the coding sequence ATGCCTTTAATCGGTTGCTTTCGGAATATGGCTGTTGCCCTTGCTTTGGTTACATTACTGGGATGTTCGACGGCATCTCAGACTAAGCCGCCAACACTAATTCAGTCGCCAACACCGACAACAGAAAAACCATTACAGCCAACGCTGATTGTACCTACTAAACCCTCAAGCAGCGCTAACCTGCTTTTGGGAAATCCCAGCAATGCGATCGCAAGTGTTACTACTCCTGATAATTATCTGCTGGTTAAACCACAATATGTAGTCTCTTACAACAACAGCAAGGGTACGCCTAATTGGGTGAGTTGGCAACTGAACAAGTCATGGTTGGGTACTACAGACCGTCAAAATAACTTTCGCCCTGATGACACTTTACCTACAAATTTTGCGCGAGTGACACCGACTATTTACGCTGCTTCAGGATATGACAAAGGTCACATCACTCCATCAGCAGACCGCACCAAGAGCGTAGAGGATAATGCTAGTACATTTTTGATGACTAACATGGTTCCCCAGACTCCCGATAATAACAGACGCACTTGGGAAGGTTTAGAACAATACTCTAGAGAGCTTGTCACAAAAGAAGGTAAAGAACTTTACATCATTGCTGGGCCATTAGGGAGCCAAGGTCAACCCCTCAAAGGCAAAGTCACAATTCCCGCGTCAACCTGGAAAGTCGTTGTTGTTTTGGATCAACCTGGTGCTGGTATTAACGGCATTACTGCCAACACTCGCACTATTGCTGTGAATATTCCTAATCAGCAGGGAATAAACCCAGACTGGAGAAAATACAGAGTCAGTGTAGATGAAATAGAAGAACTGACAGGATATAATTTTCTATCCAACGTGCCTACAGCCATTCAAGACAAGATTGAAGAAAAGATAGATATTCAGTAA
- a CDS encoding FAD-binding protein: MGQNTSRRSVLQGLITSAIVIGFDLTTRSWVTSASATSVFESLPSLDGVLYTDNATLADASIDFGNIVHRQPIAVLKPGSIEDIVQVIQFARTHKLKVAPRGQGHSVYGQSQVEAGIVIDLSTLNKIHFIGTDRAIVDAGVVWSQLLQQTLAMGLTPPVLTDYIELSVGGTLSVGGIGGATHRYGVQVDNVLELKVVTGIGHLETCSLSYNRNLWFAVLAGLGQCGIIVQATVKLIPATTNARVFQLYYDDLATFTRDQRQIINDERFNYVEGQLVSNNAGGWRYLLEAASFYSPPSIPNNNRLLRELNYTPGTQQIEDKTYFDFLNRLAPTVAFLKSIGVWSYPHPWLNLFVPGSAVNSFVGEVAANLTLADTGQGPILLYPVKTKRFGLPNFRVPNCSVVFLFALLRTAVPPDDSVITKMLNDNRRLFEQNRDLGGYQYPVNALSFSKKDWQQHFHPVWGNLVSAKRRYDPDNLLTPSQGIFSNC; encoded by the coding sequence ATGGGACAAAACACTTCACGTCGCTCAGTTTTACAAGGTTTGATTACCAGTGCAATTGTTATCGGGTTTGATTTAACTACTCGTTCCTGGGTAACGTCTGCCAGTGCCACATCTGTTTTTGAAAGTTTACCTTCCTTAGATGGAGTACTTTACACTGATAATGCGACACTTGCTGATGCCAGTATTGACTTTGGTAATATCGTCCATCGTCAACCGATAGCAGTACTTAAACCAGGCTCAATTGAAGATATTGTTCAAGTTATTCAATTCGCTCGCACTCACAAGCTCAAGGTTGCCCCACGCGGTCAGGGTCACTCTGTCTACGGTCAGTCACAAGTAGAAGCAGGCATTGTCATTGATTTAAGTACGCTCAACAAGATTCATTTCATTGGTACAGACCGAGCGATTGTTGATGCTGGAGTGGTATGGAGTCAGTTATTGCAACAAACGCTTGCTATGGGATTAACACCGCCTGTTCTTACCGATTACATCGAACTTTCTGTAGGCGGTACTTTGTCAGTAGGGGGTATTGGCGGTGCAACTCATCGCTATGGTGTGCAAGTTGACAATGTTTTAGAACTCAAGGTAGTTACTGGCATTGGTCATCTCGAAACTTGTTCGCTGTCGTACAATCGCAATTTATGGTTTGCAGTATTAGCAGGGCTAGGTCAATGTGGAATTATTGTACAGGCAACTGTTAAGCTAATTCCCGCCACTACCAATGCCCGTGTGTTTCAGTTGTATTATGACGATTTAGCTACCTTTACTCGTGACCAACGCCAAATCATAAATGATGAGCGCTTTAACTATGTAGAAGGTCAGTTAGTTTCTAATAATGCTGGTGGATGGCGTTATCTGCTAGAAGCGGCTAGCTTTTACAGTCCTCCAAGCATACCTAATAATAACCGATTGCTTCGGGAATTAAACTATACTCCCGGTACACAACAAATAGAAGATAAAACTTATTTTGATTTCCTCAACCGTTTAGCTCCTACAGTTGCCTTTCTCAAATCTATTGGTGTTTGGTCTTACCCTCATCCTTGGTTAAACCTATTTGTGCCAGGTAGTGCAGTTAACAGTTTTGTTGGTGAAGTCGCTGCCAACTTAACGCTAGCTGACACAGGCCAGGGCCCAATTCTGCTGTATCCAGTTAAAACTAAACGTTTCGGGCTACCCAATTTCCGGGTTCCGAACTGTTCGGTTGTGTTTTTGTTTGCCCTATTGCGAACAGCAGTACCACCAGATGATTCTGTAATTACAAAAATGCTCAATGATAATCGTAGACTCTTTGAGCAAAATCGTGATTTGGGTGGTTATCAATATCCTGTAAACGCCCTGTCCTTCTCCAAAAAGGATTGGCAGCAGCATTTTCATCCGGTTTGGGGAAATCTGGTAAGTGCAAAACGACGTTACGATCCAGATAATTTACTAACGCCAAGTCAGGGCATATTTTCAAACTGTTAG